Proteins encoded within one genomic window of Oryza glaberrima chromosome 12, OglaRS2, whole genome shotgun sequence:
- the LOC127757720 gene encoding momilactone A synthase-like: MFRVTQLLRETTKRVIGTKTTSRADLTLSCFSTVSNLQRLAGKVAVITGAASGIGKATAAEFIKNGAKVILADIQDDLGRSVASELGPDAAYTRCDVADEAQVAAAVDLAVRLHGRLDVFHSNAGIPGRIPQDDALSVDLAGFDRVMAVNARPALAAIKHAARAMAPRRTGCVICTASGGGVVPMPALAMYSISKATVIAVVRAMAEPLARHGLRVNAISPGATRTPMMLNEIPRLAVVSPGLSGELRRMVEEGASDAVKVLEPEDIARAAVYLASDEARYVNGHNIVVDAGYSVHKGAENSPAR, translated from the exons ATGTTCAGAGTAACACAACTTCTCAG AGAGACTACCAAGAGAGTTATTGGAACAAAAACAACTTCCCGTGCAGATTTAACACTAAGTTGCTTCTCCACGGTGTCCAATTTACAGAG GTTGGCTGGTAAGGTGGCTGTCATCaccggcgcggcgagcggcatCGGCAAGGCGACGGCAGCGGAGTTCATCAAGAATGGCGCCAAGGTCATCCTCGCCGACATCCAGGACGACCTCGGCCGCTCGGTGGCCTCCGAGCTCGGCCCGGACGCCGCGTACACGCGCTgcgacgtcgccgacgaggcgcAGGTCGCCGCGGCCGTGGACCTCGCCGTGAGGCTGCACGGCCGCCTCGACGTGTTCCACAGCAACGCCGGCATCCCGGGGAGGATACCGCAGGACGACGCGCTGtccgtcgacctcgccggctTCGACCGCGTGATGGCGGTGAACGCCCGCCCGGCGCTCGCGGCCATCAAGCACGCCGCGCGCGCAATGGCGCCTCGCCGCACCGGCTGCGTCATCtgcacggcgagcggcgggggcgTCGTCCCCATGCCGGCGCTCGCCATGTACTCCATCTCCAAGGCCACCGTCATCGCCGTGGTGCGCGCCATGGCGGAGCCGCTGGCGCGCCACGGCCTGCGGGTGAACGCCATCTCGCCGGGGGCGACGAGGACGCCGATGATGCTGAACGAGATCCCGCGCCTCGCCGTGGTGTCCCCGGGCCTGAGCGGGGAGCTGAGGAGGATGgtggaggagggcgccagcgaCGCCGTCAAGGTGCTCGAGCCGGAGGACAtcgcgagggcggcggtgtaCCTGGCCTCCGACGAGGCCAGGTACGTGAACGGGCACAacatcgtcgtcgacgccggctACTCGGTGCACAAAGGAGCGGAGAACTCGCCGGCGCGTTGA